In Pyrus communis chromosome 11, drPyrComm1.1, whole genome shotgun sequence, the sequence GTGAACAAGACTAAAGGTAACATGTACATGAGAGAGAGAAACTTATGTTGAAGATGTTATCGTGACTGCATCATAGTCAATCAAGTATTGTCATGTATTTTCTTTTGAGTAAACTACTTGATCGGTGATCGTCTTATTTACTATATTATCaggtataataaaaaatttgagatACCTGACAAGTGAAAATATAGTAAATCGAACAATCACAAACTTACCTTACCAAGAAAATATAGTAAATCAAACAGTGCCCAGCTCAtcttatggaaaaaaaaaaaaagtcagtgTGTCGGGAATACGACTTAGTACACAAAATATTATAACACAAATGGTtggatacttaaaaaaaaaatttcaaacactaATTTTATAACACTTAATATACCGTGACATGTTTCCGACAcaataaaaatttctccaccttaccttaaaagaaaattgaaataagacgttggaagaagtggaagaagtggaagaagtgGTAGGTCGCAAAAGCCAAAGGTGACttcaaaaagagagaaaaatgtgTCCAGTTCCATGGCTATAGGAGattgcaaggagcaaggaaatGGAGGCATTGACCACAGATTTGGAAGACTTTGAAAACTCCGAAACACCCTCGTTTGTTTCCAGGACCTTCTTATTtgatctcttcttcctctctgacTTCCCTCTCTTTTAATTAAATCCAATAAACTCCCATTCCATTTCTTCTACCGGATTTCTGAACCACCGCTCATCAGACTCTGCAGAAAGAGGAGAACCCAGATCAGTTTTGAAGCCAAGTAAGCAAAAACCCATCAAAGTTATTCCATATTTTCTACtgttttgctttgttttgtggttttttaaGACTTTGGAGACCACCCAGTtgggaattttttatttttatttttggatttaatCAGCGCCCATTTGATCAGTTTTTGAGCCAAGTGAGCAAAAACCCATCAAAGTTCATccattttctttacttttttgatctgttttgtgattttttttttttttttgacttttgagtatttttaaagttatttgGATTTAATCGGCACCCATATGAAGCTTTTAGCTGGATTCGTGGATGCTGACAGCTAAACCACAGCTGTTAGTGATTTCCATGCTGTAAAATAGCAAGCCTTTTGGCTTACTTTCCATTTGAAGATTGCTGTAACTTGTTTAGTTTCCTTGTATATTTTCTTGCTGACCAATTTAAGAATCTGGTGTATTGATTGCTTGCTTGTAGAAAAAAACCAAGATACTTCTGGgattttcaattcatttgaacAAGTAGAAGAAAAAAGCCTTTGGAGTTGTGAGATTGTTGGAGATGGCAGGGGTGCAAGATCAATTGGAGATCAAGTTTCGGTTGACTGATGGATCAGATATCGGCCCCAAAAGCTTTCCTGCTGCTACCAGTGTTGTAAACTTGAAGGAAAGCATTCTTGCTCAATGGCCTAAAGGTTGGTTCTTCTTTTTCgttaaaatcaaaagaaaaattaagtcCTTTGCCGTTTTGGTATTTGATTGCAAAACAATCAGTCTCAGCAGTCAGAAAGATTGTATGGAAAAGTTGCGGGAGGGAATTCGAATTGGTTGATATCGGATCATAGTTCATAACCCTAATCTGTGTTTGAATTTTCTGTGAAGTGATACCTTAACCGGACCATCATCTGATTTACAATTGACTACAGTCTTAGGAACATACTGTGAACTTGTTatttcatttgaaaaaaataattggcGATCAGCGTGCTTTTTTGTTATTTCACTCAAATTTTTAATGTCATGGGTTTAATTGATAATATCTTTGTTCTTTCTTGCTTCTCTTCCCCTCTTTTGGTCTTGAACTTTTTTTTCTGAATTGCGTAACCAAATACTATCGTACTCTCTTTGGGGAATTCGAGGGTGACAAGTTAAGGTTGTTTTAAATTTCGATTGCATTTTTGGTTCGTATGAACATGATTAAAAGCACCCTTGGGATGCTTATGTTACATGGGCGAGCGATTGATGACATATCCTGTTCCTTTTATAGGCAGCCTTTTCGAAGGTGCTTATGTGATTAAACTGATGATTTTTATTTCAGACAAGCTAGCTAGCTGTAATAAGGGGCACGACCTAGGAGCATTAGAAGATGAAGCAATGGCACTATGAAATCTTTGAATCTCACATGTTTTTCATGCTCTTTAACTGTTCTCATTTACCATCATAAGATCACtctattttgttatttatttccATGCATGATGAACTTCGGTCGCTTGATTAATGTGTTTGACATATTTAACCACAATAAGATTGTTTTTACCAGAGAAGGATAATGGACCGAGGACTGTCAAAGATGTCAAGCTAATAAGTGCGGGACGAATACTGGAAAACAACAGAACAGTTGCAGAGTGCCGGAGTCCATTATGTGACGTCCCTGGTGGAGTTACAACTATGCATGTTGTCGTTCAACCACCTTCACAGGAGAAAGGTACACCATATTTATGAGATTTACAAAACTATAACCAAAGCTTTCTGTATAAAGAATTTCTTGTTTCGCTTGTAGCCAACATCTCAAAGAAGATAATCTCgatcactttttttcttttggcaaCAACTTAGAAGTGAAAAAGTAAACATGGTCCTTCTGTTTTGAACAGCACATGCTTCTTCTTTCCGGAAGCGGGGTGGGGAACATCTGTTTTCCAAACTAAGcagtttctttaatttttttcacttgCTATTTAATGGAATTCATGTTCATAACATAAAGAAGATACCATTTTGTCCATTAATATTCAGTTTATTTTCCCTTTTGTACGTGATTATCACTTTTCGATTGTGCCCAATTTTTCTCCTACCCATatttgattaagaatgtatgTGGCGGAAATGGAAAAGACAAGATTTGATAGATTATTTCGATGTTTGCGAGTATATGTCATTCTCACTAAAGTTTGTTAAGCCTGCACTTTTGTTATTAGCCACCTTTTGAGTAGGAAAAACACCGAAAAAGTGCTGCATCATCTTAACCACCTGTCATGACTAGAAGAGATTGTTTTGCTTATATGCTTCCACATGATCTAAAATTTAATGTGTACCTTTAACAGAAAAGAAACCGATGAGCGAGCCAAAGCAGAACAAATGCGTTTGTGTTATATTATAACTTTTGCAGCTCAGATAGTGGGGATAACATCATTGTTAGGTGAGTGTTCATTGCTTCTCTTTCGTGCCTCCTCTAAATCTTATCGAATCCGCCTTCACATTGCCTCTCTTATCGCTAGGTGAAAGAGAGTTGGAgctaataaaagaaaatgaaatggataaAATTGCTGATAGATTCAGCTCCATTGGAATTATGCAGGCTTCTTGTCATATGTCATGCGTTGGTGAGGTCCGTCATACTTTATTTGCTGTTAAGTCCGTCGGACTATGCTACATCACACATTCATATCTAAAATTTCTATGTAAAGAGTTCTTGTGCTGCATTTGTATTCACGTTTTACAATCGAATTTGTTTCATTCACCGTGTATAATTTTCAACCGTACCATCTTGGAAGTCATATTATGTCAAGGAATTGGCAAAGCTCTTGACGGGGTTGCCATGGTGCTGCGTTTTGCACTCCGTTGTGTGGTGCGACAAAATGCTATGCCTCCACAGCTTGGGCCATAAACAAGGGTTTTAGTTTAGGTATAGAGGTTGAGAACTACATAACTTTTGCCTTGTAATCAAACCACCCATGGAGGGTCAAGCTAAAAAATATGTGTTCTTCGTTTAGGTTGgatttgatctggaaatttatcgATCGATTCACAATGGAGGTTTTGGAATTGGGTAGTGATTTCAACATACTCTGTTTTACCTTGTGCACAACCCCTGTTAATCATGACCGTTGATTTTACTTTGTAATTTAAGGGCTACATAATCATAAGGGTGTGTATGAAGTGAGAAAGGGCATGTGGAAAGCATTATCCTTTGATATTTATCCTAACCCCGTTTGTATTCAAGATTATGAAGCAAAGCAACTTGCCTAGCTTAAATTTTTGACATGGTCTAGGCAGTCATTCACTAGGCTTAATTACCAAGAAATGATTTTTCCAGCTACCGAGCGGTACTTCATGTGTTATACCATTTGAAtaccaaaaaatttgaaaagtttcTCGTAGGTATGCTCTTCGGGAGTTGCCTCTTACTTTCTTGGacattttatagttaatttctagtgattaagagtatttatCTATCCACGGATGAAGTTATTATGCTTGATAACTCTTTTCCTTCGTatcttttgtgtgtgtgtgtgtgtgtgtgtaaaaacgtacatgattaaaaataaaaaagaagaagttttCGTGTTTTTGTGGAGACCCCAAAGTGCCCATGAAAAAGAGGAAATGTATGTTGGGATTGGATCATGTTCCTTCTTGTGGGTTTGGATTGAGCAACATGTTACACCTTAAACAACACATAATATCATATGACATTGTAGTATCCATTGTAGGCCTATTTTACTGAGAGAAACGAGAGGGAAAGGGACAGTggtagatagagagagagagagagaaagaagatcGTGAGAAATTATGTGTGTTATTTTTTCATGGcttgtgcttttatttatagaaaaactTGCTCTTTAAGTAATACAAATTGTACAAAGAAATATCTTCTTAAAGATATTGTAGAACAcataatttactaaaatttGCACAATTACACtcctaataaaaataaaattgtgttTCACAAGCATATATTACCTACTCTAGAAAAacatacacatccatacattTTGGTTAATCCGGCCCCCACCCGTGACAAACGTGGCAAATTTTAACAAGTCCAAACCAGTGGTGCTCTTACTGGAGGAGACGGACAATTACTTCACTACCATAGCGTCTCGCGTACCTTGTGCTTGTTGAGGCCGATCAAATGCTATACGGGATGCTAGAACGGCCTCATCCAGTACTAGTTACATAACACTAACATTAACTAGTTGATACCAAACGACATTGAGGTGCTACACTATGAGGGATTGTTCAATGTAACCGGAGCATAAGGCTAtagtcacatgttatttatataattaggggaattttttttcatgtatcTTTCTAATTGTATAATGATATGTGGTGTAACGCCGTGTGTTCGGTCTATAAATATCTTCTACACCAGTGCCACAAAAGTTATTATCGTACATATCTTCTCATTTGTTATAAGGTCGACGATATGTGTGCagtaaaataaagtaaataagacacaatatttacgaAGTTCGGCAAGTGTGCTTACGTTCTAGAGGCATTAGTAATACTTGCTTTCATCATCTGAAATAGTAAGAGTGCAAAATAATTCTCactattttctcttttatttctaGCTTAGTTCACTAGTAATTTCTTCtgcatttcttttctttcctcctctcttccTTTCCTCCATAAATCCTCTTTCTTTCCTCTATATGtttttctctcatctctttcttcttcttctgactTTTTCCTATATGCTCCCATTAGGCAAAAGATTATTATAACaacactattcactttacaaacTTTCCtcaaatgaataatgaaatacTGTGTATGAATAGTAATCTAttcatttttcttcatatgAATAATAATTCAtcagatttttctttaaataaacaataataaaatattcatgTGGGTCATtcatatattatattacaaCATTATTCAATTTGTTAGTCCCCATATTCATCAGATCCAATGGTGCATTAAACAACGCCACGTGTACGATCCGCAGAAGTAGGCTTATCACCTACACTATAGATGCTACAGTACCAAATAATTCTCGACGATTCCAGAcgtctcttctctttcttttcggtgacgaaataataataataataatataaattaaattcgaaatttGCGCTTCGTTCGTTCGCTTCACTCTCACTGAGCCTCGCTTCACGGGAAGCTGCGAGAAAGCTCTCCACAGAGTCCGCGTCTTTTCTCAATTCCCACGCAAAGCCAAATCTCCTTCctccttcctccttcttcctcccaCCATTTCAAAGCAACCTCCCTTTTGCTCCTCCTCTGCAAAGCCGGAACCCACTTCCCACAACGCTCCCACAGCAATCACAACCTTTTCTTCGAGCTCCTCCAATGGCGTCGGCGACCTCCCTCGCTTCTGGGGTCGCTCTTGTTCATCTTCCCCAATCGGGTTTTCCCAAATGCTGCGATAAGGCTTCCGTCTTTGCCCGCCCCCACTACTCCCTCAGCTTCAATCCCCGAGCCGACTCCTTTCGGGCGTTAATTTCACGGCAATTGACTCCGAACGGTTCGTTCCGAACCGGGTTGTGGAGAACTAATCGGAATTCGAGGCCTTTCGTCGTGCGCTGTGAAGCTTCAACTGGAAGGGGAAGGGTATggtttattatttatgttgttttggcTTAAACGACGtgttgggttttttatttttgtgtggaAGGTGTGGACGTGACGGGGTTTTGGTATTTATGGAGTGACAGATTACACAGCAGGATTTTACAGAAATGGCGTGGCAAGCGATTGTTTCGTCGCCGGAAGTGGCGAAAGAGAACAAGCATCAGATAGTGGAGACTGAACATCTGTTGAAGGCACTCTTGGAGCAGAAGAATGGTCTTGCTCGTCGGATTTTTTCCAAGGTTGGGGTGGACAGTACCCGGCTTCTCGAGGCCACTGATAAGTATATTCAGCGCCAACCGAAGGTACCTTTCGGATTTTCGCTGTAATGATTCAGCACAcgaatttggttttgtttatgaACTTTGGGGTTGCTTGTTTCACTCTTGAATTTACGAATGCGTAATGGGATATTAGATTAATGACCGAGGATAGCTGTGAGCCCTGCAAACTTAGATTATGATCTGTCTGAGTATGCGGTTTCTAGATTGTTGTAATTAAAAATTACGGCTTTGGGAGGCCATTAAAGCGAAAGATGGCGTTGGAGTGAGGTTTCCATCATGGTTTTCAGGCGGTGTGTGAGATACTAGAAACACGTATTCAATTGACTGATAGGATGACATAGTACATACATTCGCTACTTTGGTATTTTTATGCTGAACCTGTGATTGACTTATGTCCGTTTCTGTCTAATTACAATAGGTTTTTGGTGAATCTGCGGGCTCAATGTTGGGACGTGATTTGGAAGCCTTGATTCAGCGAGCCAGGGATTACAAGAAAGAGTATGGGGACTCATTTGTGTCTGTCGAGCATTTGATACTTGGTTTTTCTCAAGATCAACGGTTTGGGAAGCAATTACTTCGGGATTTTCAAATATCCAAGGAAACTTTGAAATCAGCTATAGAATCCGTAAGGGGGCGCCAATCAGTTATTGACCAAGGTTGTACTGTATTTCATTACTTTTTCGTTGCAGTCTTCTCATGGTGCTTGATAGCCACTTCAGCGTTCTGTTTCTTATGCTATCCTTTAATATCTTGTTGTACGGGATTGTGACTCTCCATTTATGTTGCAGATCCTGAAGGGAAATATGAAGCACTTGAAAAGTACGGAAAAGATTTAACAGCTATGGCAAAAGTAGGAAAGCTTGACCCAGTAATAGGAAGAGATGATGAAATTCGCAGGTGCATCCAGATTCTCTCCAGAAGAACAAAGAACAACCCGGTGCTGATTGGTGAACCAGGTGTCGGAAAAACTGCAATTTCTGAAGGGTGAGTACCTAGTTGTTTGCCTGTGTATATGTGCATATAGATATATGAAAGCATTATTGGCTTCCCGCATAAAAAGCTATCCAGTTCTGGCATATCTTACGTTATCTGTAAACTTAGTTATTCCACAGCTTGCTCAAACCTTAATCTATGTTGACCTTCTTTGGAGGCCTTGTAGCGACTTAGTCTCTTTTGTGTACATCAATCTAACTCTAGCTCTTCAATAGGCTTGCTCAAAGAATCGTGCAAGGGGATGTCCCACAAGCTCTGATGAATCGTAAGGTGTGTGCTCTATCTTGAGATTGATTCCTCCTACCAGTAATATGTGCTTTCCCCTCACCGCCTTGTGCATATGCTCTGCTATTGATAAATTAGTTATGGGGAAAGTAGTAGCACAGTTCTGATAAATTGGTTGCAAAATCTGGATATTTACATGACCAATTCCTTTACAGTTAATATCCCTTGACATGGGCGCACTAATTGCTGGGGCAAAGTATCGGGGAGAATTTGAGGACAGGCTGAAGGCAGTACTCAGGGAAGTAACAGAATCAGAGGGCCAGATAATCCTTTTTATCGATGAGATCCACACAGTTGTTGGAGCAGGTATTAAGCCTTCTAATCTAAggttattttcatatattttggtGGTATAAGCATTTAATGATCAATCTTttaatatctttttttcttctgttcCCGGTTGTCCTTTGTTATTGAGTTTGTTTGGTCCATTGAATTTAATCCATTAACGTATTTGAAATCTAGTAATAGTTCCATTCAGGGGGTTTGGTTCGTTGAAAAATAATGATATTGGCTTTAGGGAGATGATGATGTATTGTTACGATCAGGTGCTACAAACGGTGCAATGGATGCTGGTAATCTCTTAAAACCCATGCTTGGTCGAGGAGAGTTGCGGTGTATAGGTGCAACAACACTGGATGAGTATCGTAAATATATTGAGAAAGATCCGGCATTGGAGCGTCGGTTCCAGCAAGTTTATGTTGATCAACCTACAGTGGAAGATACCATTTCAATACTCCGAGGACTGCGTGAGAGATATGAGTTGCATCATGGAGTCCGCATTTCTGATGGTGCACTGGTGGAAGCTGCAATTCTTTCAGACCGTTACATCAGTGGGCGATTTTTACCTGACAAAGGTAATACTATCACAACAGATACAATAAACATATTGAACTACTGCTTGAACTAGAAATTTATCCATGCACTTGTGTGAGATGTCAGTGTTACATGGATCCTAATATTCTCTTTGATTGCAGCTATTGACTTAGTTGATGAAGCTGCTGCTAAATTGAAAATGGAGATTACATCAAAGCCCACAGCCCTTGATGAGATCAATCGTTCGgtgttgaaacttgaaatggAGAGGTTATCTCTTACAAATGATACAGACAAAGCTTCAAAAGAGAGATTGAACCGCCTTGAAGCTGAGTTAGCTctcttaaaagaaaaacaatccGAGTTGACTGAGCAGTGGGAGCATGAAAAATCTGTCATGACTCGCATTCAGTCAATCAAGGAAGAGGTATGTacttttcacatgttttcctcgtaggttttgttttttgaaattcgttAAGTCCTGTTTATGTATAATTCTGTTCTCTTAGACCAGTTAACATgacaattatttatattttttccaAAACGTATAAAGATATATAATTCTGAAAGAGAACGactaattattaattaactgGGTTAATAAGTAAAAAATGGGAAGataatttgaaagaatttgGCTATTAAGTAATAACTGACAAGTCTGTGTAATATTACAGATTGACAGACTAAATCTTGAGATCCAGCAAGCCGAACGAGAGTATGATCTCAACCGTGCAGCTGAGTTGAAGTACGGGAGTCTGAATTCTTTGCAGCGCGAACTCGTTGATGCAGAAAAAGAGCTCGATGAGTATATGAGGTCTGGGAAGTCCATGCTGAGAGAGGAAGTTAATGGAAGTGATATTGCTGAAATAGTAAGTAAGTGGACTGGTATTCCTGTTTCCAAGCTTCAACAATCGGAGAGGGAGAAGCTCTTACATTTGGAGGATGAGCTGCATAAACGTGTTGTAGGTCAGGAGCCTGCAGTGAGATCAGTGGCTGAAGCTATTCAGCGGTCTCGGGCAGGTCTCTCAGATCCTCATCGCCCCATTGCTAGTTTCATGTTTATGGGTCCCACTGGTGTTGGGAAGACAGAACTAGCTAAGGCCCTCGCCTCCTACTTGTTCAACACGGAAGAAACACTTGTAAGAATCGATATGAGTGAGTACATGGAAAAGCATGCTGTTTCAAGATTGATAGGAGCTCCACCTGGTTATGTGGGGTATGAGGAGGGAGGACAGCTGACAGAGGTGGTTCGCCGGAGACCATATTCAGTTATTTTGTTCGACGAGATAGAGAAGGCACATTCTGATGTGTTCAATGTGTTCCTTCAAATTTTAGACGATGGGAGAATAACTGACTCGCAGGGTCGTACTGTGAGCTTCACCAACACTGTCATCATTATGACCTCAAATGTGGGTTCACAGTACATACTAAATGCTGACGATGACGACACTCCTAAAGAGTTGGCTTACGACACTATAAAGCACCGGGTACTGGAGGCTGCAAGATCAATATTTCGCCCCGAGTTCATGAACCGTGTTGATGAGTACATAGTTTTCCAGCCCCTGGACCGTGATCAGATAAGCCGTATTGTCAAGCTACAGGTAATTCGAAAGTGCTTTTGGCTGACTAACTCTCGTTGTTGACATATATATCATCAATCTTGCTCACATCTTTTACATTTTTATCGCAGTTGGACCGAGTGCAAAAGAGAATTGCAGACCGCAAGATGAAGATCAAGGTGAGCGATGCAGCTATCGAGCTTCTCGGAAGTCTTGGGTATGATCCAAACTACGGCGCCAGGCCAGTGAAGCGGGTGATACAGCAGTATATCGAAAACGAGCTTGCCAAGGGCATACTGAGAGGAGAGTTTAGGGAAGAAGACACAGTGGCCATAGACACAGAGGTGACGACATTTTCCAGTGGCCAGCTCCCCCAGCAAAAGCTAGTGTTCAGGAGGTTGAAAACTGACTCAGAATCTCCGGCTACACAGAACCAAGAGGCTTTCTCGGAGGCTCGGTAGACGATGACAAAGTTAGGCAGAAAATATAGTCGGAAGTTTTCTCTTGTACATgaccttttttttaatagaaaattatAAGCTTTAAAATACGCTTTAATCTTTTGGTTCCCAATAAATATTTCACATTCCCGACATCTTATTTTTCACGGATTTTGTTGCCTACCCTTTATCAAGGTTGAAGATTTGTGGTTTTTAACTCTCTTGAATGCCGATGTGTTATTTGACGTGAAAATTGATATAAAAGATGTAAATATTTGTGtatactaataaaaaaatccgAAATCACTTGAGTAACATCATTTTGCGTCCTTTAGTAATCAATAACGGTTGGGGTAAGCATATACGAAGTTGAGGTATCTTCTTAAACTTTGACGTATTTACTCAACTTTATCAATAGAACTGGCATTAGACAACTATCATGCATGTAATAGAAGGAAGGAGAGGAGACTCATTAAGTGTGGCCTTTCTGGAAATAAATGTGGTTTTATATACGTATATTAATTTGAGCTTATCTTTATTTCAAAAGAAGTTTTACCGAAATTTCAGTAGATTTTATtagtattttgttttcatgcaCATCATGGCTTCGTTATTATCCGAATAATGACCGGCATGTCTCGGTTTCCGTGCACACTGGACATCGGGATGGAATTTGTTGGGCGACGGACACCGTTTGATTAATAAATACACACGTGACCTTTCTTGATTAATCACGTG encodes:
- the LOC137708037 gene encoding chaperone protein ClpB3, chloroplastic-like, producing MASATSLASGVALVHLPQSGFPKCCDKASVFARPHYSLSFNPRADSFRALISRQLTPNGSFRTGLWRTNRNSRPFVVRCEASTGRGRITQQDFTEMAWQAIVSSPEVAKENKHQIVETEHLLKALLEQKNGLARRIFSKVGVDSTRLLEATDKYIQRQPKVFGESAGSMLGRDLEALIQRARDYKKEYGDSFVSVEHLILGFSQDQRFGKQLLRDFQISKETLKSAIESVRGRQSVIDQDPEGKYEALEKYGKDLTAMAKVGKLDPVIGRDDEIRRCIQILSRRTKNNPVLIGEPGVGKTAISEGLAQRIVQGDVPQALMNRKLISLDMGALIAGAKYRGEFEDRLKAVLREVTESEGQIILFIDEIHTVVGAGATNGAMDAGNLLKPMLGRGELRCIGATTLDEYRKYIEKDPALERRFQQVYVDQPTVEDTISILRGLRERYELHHGVRISDGALVEAAILSDRYISGRFLPDKAIDLVDEAAAKLKMEITSKPTALDEINRSVLKLEMERLSLTNDTDKASKERLNRLEAELALLKEKQSELTEQWEHEKSVMTRIQSIKEEIDRLNLEIQQAEREYDLNRAAELKYGSLNSLQRELVDAEKELDEYMRSGKSMLREEVNGSDIAEIVSKWTGIPVSKLQQSEREKLLHLEDELHKRVVGQEPAVRSVAEAIQRSRAGLSDPHRPIASFMFMGPTGVGKTELAKALASYLFNTEETLVRIDMSEYMEKHAVSRLIGAPPGYVGYEEGGQLTEVVRRRPYSVILFDEIEKAHSDVFNVFLQILDDGRITDSQGRTVSFTNTVIIMTSNVGSQYILNADDDDTPKELAYDTIKHRVLEAARSIFRPEFMNRVDEYIVFQPLDRDQISRIVKLQLDRVQKRIADRKMKIKVSDAAIELLGSLGYDPNYGARPVKRVIQQYIENELAKGILRGEFREEDTVAIDTEVTTFSSGQLPQQKLVFRRLKTDSESPATQNQEAFSEAR
- the LOC137708373 gene encoding membrane-anchored ubiquitin-fold protein 1-like — protein: MAGVQDQLEIKFRLTDGSDIGPKSFPAATSVVNLKESILAQWPKEKDNGPRTVKDVKLISAGRILENNRTVAECRSPLCDVPGGVTTMHVVVQPPSQEKEKKPMSEPKQNKCVCVIL